One Mycolicibacterium fallax genomic window, TGGTGCAGATCAACAAGGGCGCGCACGGGGCCAAGGCGAGCGTGAAGTGCGATGCGCTGCTGGTCGACACGATCAGCCGCTCGGACACCTACCCCTACGTCGACATCCGCGAGGACGACGTCACGATGGGGCATGAGGCGACGGTGTCGAAGGTCAGCGACAACCAGCTGTTCTATCTGATGAGCCGCGGCCTGACCGAGGACGAGGCGATGGCCATGGTGGTCCGCGGCTTCGTCGAGCCGATCGCCAAGGAACTGCCGATGGAGTACGCACTGGAGCTCAACCGGCTGATCGAACTGCAGATGGAAGGCGCGGTCGGCTGATGGCACAACTGGAAACCACGCCGGGCACCCCGGTCGTGGTCAACAAGGGCGAGCTGTTCTCCTCCTTCGACGTCGACGCCTTCGAGGTGCCCGGCGGCCGTGACGAGATCTGGCGCTTCACCCCGCTGCGCCGGCTGCGCGGCCTGCACGACGGGACCGCACCGGCCACCGGGCGGGCCGAGGTGTCGGTCACCGCGCAGCCCGGCGTCACCGTCGAGCAGGTCGGCCGCGACGACGCCCGGCTCGGTGCGGCCGGCGCGCCCACCGATCGGGTTGCCGCCCAGGCGTATTCGTCGTTCGAGACCGCGACGGTGGTGACGGTGGCCCGGGACACCGAGGTCGCCGAGCCGATCGAGATCGTGGTGACCGGCCCCGGGGAGAACCAGGTCGGCTACGGGCACCTGCAGCTGCGGGTGGAGGAACTGGCCCGCGCCATCGTGGTGGTGGACCTGCGCGGCAGCGGCGTCTACGCCGACAACGTGGAGATCATCGTCGGGGACTCCGCCGGGCTCGGGGTGATCTGGATCGCCGACTGGGCCGACGACGCCGTGCACGTCAGCAGCCAGCACGCCCGGATCGGGCGCGACGCGGTGCTCGGGCACGTCAACGTCACCCTCGGCGGGGACCTGGTGCGCACCACCGTCTCGGTCGGCTACACCGGCCCGGGTGGCGACGCCCAGCTGCTGGGCACCTACTTCGCCGACGACGGCCAGTTCTTCGAATCCCGGCTGCTGGTCGACCACACGCACCCGAACTGCCGCTCCGACGTGCTGTACAAGGGCGCGGTGCAGGGCGATCCGTCGTCCCGGCGCCCGGACGCGCACACCGTCTGGATCGGCGACGTGCTGATCCGCGCGGAGGCCACCGGCACCGACACCTTCGAGGTGAACCGCAACCTGCTGCTCACCGACGGTGCCCGCGCCGACTCGGTGCCGAACCTGGAGATCGAGACCGGCGAGATCGTCGGCGCCGGGCACGCCAGCGCCACCGGCCGGTTCGACGACGAGCAGCTGTTCTACCTGCGGGCCAGGGGAATCCCGGAGGACCAGGCCCGGCGCCTGGTGGTGCGCGGATTCTTCAACGAGATCATTGCCAAGATCGCCGTCCCGGCCGTCCGCGAACGCCTGACCGACGCCATCGAACAAGAGCTGGCCATCACCGAATCGAGAACCTCGTGACCACACTGGAAATCAAGGACCTGCACGCCGCCGTCATCGCCGATGACGGCACCGCGATCCCGATCCTCAAGGGCGTCAACCTGACCGTGCGCTCGGGCGAGACCCACGCGGTGATGGGCCCCAACGGGTCGGGCAAGTCGACGCTGTCCTACGCCATCGCCGGGCACCCCAAGTACACCGTGACCGGCGGCTCGATCACCCTCGACGGCGCCGACGTGCTGGCCATGAGCGTCGACGAGCGGGCCCGGGCCGGGCTGTTCCTGGCGATGCAGTACCCGGTCGAGGTGCCCGGGGTGTCGATGTCGAACTTCCTGCGGACCGCGACCACCGCGGTGCGCGGCGAGGCCCCCAAGCTGCGGCACTGGGTCAAGGAGGTCAAGGCCGCGATGGCCGAGCTGGACATCGACCCGACCTTCGGTGAGCGCAGCGTCAACGAGG contains:
- the sufD gene encoding Fe-S cluster assembly protein SufD; its protein translation is MAQLETTPGTPVVVNKGELFSSFDVDAFEVPGGRDEIWRFTPLRRLRGLHDGTAPATGRAEVSVTAQPGVTVEQVGRDDARLGAAGAPTDRVAAQAYSSFETATVVTVARDTEVAEPIEIVVTGPGENQVGYGHLQLRVEELARAIVVVDLRGSGVYADNVEIIVGDSAGLGVIWIADWADDAVHVSSQHARIGRDAVLGHVNVTLGGDLVRTTVSVGYTGPGGDAQLLGTYFADDGQFFESRLLVDHTHPNCRSDVLYKGAVQGDPSSRRPDAHTVWIGDVLIRAEATGTDTFEVNRNLLLTDGARADSVPNLEIETGEIVGAGHASATGRFDDEQLFYLRARGIPEDQARRLVVRGFFNEIIAKIAVPAVRERLTDAIEQELAITESRTS
- the sufC gene encoding Fe-S cluster assembly ATPase SufC, which translates into the protein MTTLEIKDLHAAVIADDGTAIPILKGVNLTVRSGETHAVMGPNGSGKSTLSYAIAGHPKYTVTGGSITLDGADVLAMSVDERARAGLFLAMQYPVEVPGVSMSNFLRTATTAVRGEAPKLRHWVKEVKAAMAELDIDPTFGERSVNEGFSGGEKKRHEILQLSLLKPKIAILDETDSGLDVDALRIVSEGVNRYAEAEHGGVLLITHYTRILRYIQPQFVHVFVDGRIVESGGPELADQLEEHGYERFTQASAGA